From Lolium perenne isolate Kyuss_39 chromosome 5, Kyuss_2.0, whole genome shotgun sequence, a single genomic window includes:
- the LOC127304283 gene encoding putative F-box protein At1g32420 → MPRRRRGSIKNKATSPDASAIACLPRDVLAGILLRLPASDLRRFRRVCKEWREVISDPVFVDAHMDHGPQDLTHTIVFFSGSCPAYRAKFPNNSRDFRTEQPHNGGGYLVDQQWQVTAQFTVSESQDMVGACNGMLCFLDVLRDAIIIVEPFTGEFITLPLPLETEKRHYHMAYCFGFDPSSRRYKLIHLTTAREQGLYVYTIGEGTNWRCVHNFVGNTYGYEWPTMVDGAVYWSAGGKLARFDLATEEVTSELIEFRPPGDQTQFTPVFLVLGCSDARVRLMGGVHDKLFIGEGAGWANNSTVRLPLWRDLTWPQPLQRGHLMLHGGRNGGMYAHPISPASDRLGLGKLVLTMDTTIWQDLSTPVTPTYNTPGLFARVTAAQERRVPHKDNKAKMFCYAPPLYPAPLAHYFGKLSELHKL, encoded by the coding sequence ATGCCTCGCCGACGCCGCGGCTCCATCAAGAACAAAGCAACGTCCCCGGATGCAAGCGCCATCGCGTGTCTCCCGCGAGACGTCCTCGCCGGCATCCTCCTCCGACTTCCTGCGAGCGACCTCCGCCGCTTCCGCCGCGTCTGCAAGGAGTGGCGTGAGGTCATCTCCGACCCTGTTTTCGTCGACGCCCACATGGACCACGGACCGCAGGACTTGACCCACACTATCGTGTTCTTTTCCGGAAGTTGCCCAGCCTACAGAGCCAAATTTCCCAATAATTCCCGAGATTTCCGTACAGAACAGCCGCACAATGGGGGAGGATACCTCGTCGACCAGCAGTGGCAAGTCACCGCCCAGTTCACGGTCAGCGAGTCGCAGGACATGGTGGGCGCCTGCAATGGCATGCTCTGCTTCCTCGACGTCCTCCGAGACGCCATCATCATCGTGGAGCCCTTCACTGGCGAGTTCATCACCCTGCCGCTGCCATTGGAGACGGAGAAGAGGCATTACCACATGGCCTACTGCTTTGGCTTCGATCCCAGTTCGAGGCGGTACAAGCTCATCCACCTAACTACGGCCAGGGAGCAAGGACTATATGTGTACACGATCGGAGAAGGCACGAACTGGAGGTGCGTGCACAACTTCGTTGGCAACACCTATGGCTATGAGTGGCCTACGATGGTCGACGGAGCGGTGTACTGGTCCGCGGGAGGGAAGCTTGCGCGGTTCGATCTGGCGACGGAGGAGGTCACGTCGGAGTTGATTGAGTTCAGGCCGCCGGGTGACCAGACTCAATTCACTCCGGTGTTCTTGGTGTTGGGGTGTTCGGATGCAAGGGTGCGTTTGATGGGCGGGGTGCACGACAAGTTATTCATCGGAGAGGGTGCGGGCTGGGCGAACAACAGCACCGTGAGGCTGCCTCTCTGGCGGGACCTCACCTGGCCGCAACCCCTCCAAAGGGGGCACCTTATGCTACATGGAGGTAGGAACGGTGGCATGTATGCTCATCCCATTTCGCCGGCGAGCGACCGCCTGGGCTTAGGGAAGCTGGTGCTTACTATGGACACTACGATCTGGCAGGACCTCAGCACGCCTGTCACACCAACATACAACACACCAGGGTTGTTCGCCCGGGTCACTGCGGCCCAAGAAAGACGAGTCCCACACAAAGATAACAAGGCGAAGATGTTTTGCTATGCCCCACCATTGTATCCTGCTCCCTTAGCACACTACTTTGGCAAACTTTCAGAGTTGCACAAACTATAA